A single Tindallia californiensis DNA region contains:
- a CDS encoding ComEC/Rec2 family competence protein, with the protein MKRPVIAVAIIFISGVAAGLKLEHGFRIFLIIGLFMGLFGWVKDDFPRRLVLVLSIFFGLGFLAGIIHQKQTTLLHDMEKANIPISQIESVKVKVQRVNRYENQWINIEGELQEVAIKGREEKHKTRGVILISIKDHDHVLASAKPGDSMVINSFLQQESLLQNPSKDYYQHLKERGFHAVFQAEAYTVQIIPRHPYHPISFADQTKTSLIGFINQHLEPPESDVLKSILLGNQGFVSKDLRNVFAKTGTAHIIAVSGLHTGIIALMIHESSKALGLGLRAAKIITLLLVWQYALLVGLPVSIVRAATMLSIMMLSFFLERHYDSRNALMITAMTFVILDPATLQTISFQLSFLATASILWGLSLLAHFKMKRIPLRNMVLMTLLVQIGTWPIVAYHFNEFSIIAPLMNLLVVPVLGILMTTSLIAWLLSWVPFLPVIMMHTVNGILIYMIKTMSRFSHWKYASISIDHLSAQNIVVYYALIIVLALILKKKLNGRRLS; encoded by the coding sequence ATGAAGCGACCCGTCATAGCTGTAGCGATTATCTTTATTTCTGGAGTAGCGGCAGGACTAAAGCTAGAGCATGGTTTTAGAATATTCCTGATCATCGGACTTTTTATGGGTCTGTTTGGATGGGTAAAAGATGATTTTCCTAGACGATTGGTCTTGGTATTAAGCATTTTTTTTGGCCTGGGATTTTTGGCGGGCATCATTCATCAAAAACAAACAACACTTCTCCACGATATGGAGAAAGCAAATATTCCTATTTCTCAGATAGAGTCTGTAAAAGTGAAAGTCCAGCGGGTCAACCGATATGAGAACCAGTGGATAAACATTGAAGGGGAGTTACAAGAAGTTGCCATTAAAGGCAGAGAAGAAAAGCATAAAACCAGAGGAGTTATCCTAATCAGTATAAAGGATCATGATCATGTGTTGGCATCGGCGAAACCTGGTGATAGTATGGTGATCAATTCTTTTTTGCAACAGGAGAGCTTATTGCAAAATCCATCGAAAGATTACTATCAACATCTGAAAGAAAGAGGCTTTCATGCTGTTTTTCAAGCGGAAGCTTATACCGTGCAGATAATACCCCGGCATCCATACCATCCGATAAGCTTTGCTGATCAAACCAAAACATCTTTAATAGGATTCATTAACCAACACCTGGAACCACCGGAAAGCGATGTATTGAAAAGCATTCTGTTAGGCAATCAAGGTTTTGTCTCCAAGGATTTGAGAAATGTTTTTGCCAAGACAGGCACAGCTCATATTATTGCTGTTTCAGGGCTTCATACTGGAATCATTGCTTTGATGATTCATGAATCATCAAAAGCATTGGGACTGGGCTTGCGTGCGGCGAAAATAATAACATTATTATTGGTGTGGCAATATGCATTGTTAGTAGGACTTCCTGTTTCTATAGTGAGAGCAGCAACAATGCTGTCAATCATGATGTTAAGTTTTTTTCTGGAAAGACATTATGACTCGCGAAATGCTTTGATGATAACCGCTATGACCTTTGTTATCCTTGATCCGGCAACGCTTCAAACCATTTCTTTTCAGCTGAGTTTTTTGGCAACGGCTTCTATTCTTTGGGGGCTTTCGCTGTTAGCTCATTTCAAGATGAAGAGAATCCCATTGAGGAATATGGTATTAATGACACTATTGGTTCAAATTGGTACCTGGCCTATAGTAGCATATCATTTCAATGAATTTTCCATCATTGCTCCTTTGATGAACTTACTGGTGGTGCCGGTTCTTGGAATATTAATGACAACAAGCCTTATTGCCTGGCTCTTGTCTTGGGTTCCCTTCTTGCCAGTCATTATGATGCATACCGTTAATGGGATACTTATTTATATGATCAAAACAATGAGTCGTTTTTCACACTGGAAATATGCATCAATCAGCATTGATCACCTATCAGCGCAAAACATAGTAGTTTATTATGCACTAATCATTGTTTTGGCTCTAATACTTAAAAAGAAATTAAATGGGAGGCGATTATCGTGA
- a CDS encoding YibE/F family protein has translation MKKNIVMLIISVVLLCHSVVAAQGLLVDEPEAMERMRGTVLEVKDQRAEDHFTIQVVMIEIDRGSLQGKVEVVENHLSDHPVYDIPVEPGDRVMLMKETLEDGTYELHITEYIRDRSIIMLLMLFVLLLLLIGRSKGAKTLLTLALTFFMIVQVMLPGMLKGYSPILLTIVSSLVITIATITIINGINGKSIAAILGIIGGLLVAGMVMFWAGSQVKLTGLSSEEATMLMYIPQAVQFDFRDLLFAGIIMGALGAVMDVGISVASAMEEVRRANPEIAVKELVKSGMNVGQDIMGTMSNTLILAYTGAALPLLLLFMAYDASVVDIINLDIIATEIVRALSGSIGLVLTVPLTAVASAILLKRKPN, from the coding sequence ATGAAAAAAAACATAGTAATGCTAATAATCAGCGTTGTTTTATTATGTCACAGTGTTGTCGCTGCGCAAGGACTATTAGTTGATGAACCAGAAGCGATGGAAAGAATGAGAGGGACAGTTCTTGAAGTTAAAGATCAAAGAGCTGAAGATCATTTTACAATACAGGTAGTTATGATTGAAATCGACCGAGGATCACTTCAAGGAAAAGTGGAAGTGGTGGAAAATCATTTAAGCGACCATCCGGTTTATGATATTCCTGTAGAACCGGGAGATCGAGTGATGTTAATGAAGGAAACTTTGGAAGATGGTACTTATGAGCTTCATATAACGGAATACATTCGAGATCGTTCAATTATAATGCTTTTAATGCTATTTGTCCTATTATTGTTGTTGATAGGCAGGAGTAAAGGTGCAAAAACATTACTAACACTAGCATTGACCTTTTTTATGATTGTACAGGTAATGTTGCCAGGCATGCTTAAGGGATATTCTCCGATACTGCTGACGATTGTTAGTTCTTTGGTTATTACGATTGCGACCATTACCATTATTAACGGGATTAATGGGAAAAGCATTGCGGCTATCCTGGGGATTATAGGAGGACTACTAGTTGCTGGTATGGTTATGTTTTGGGCAGGTTCGCAAGTAAAGTTAACTGGGTTATCCAGTGAAGAAGCAACCATGCTTATGTATATTCCTCAGGCTGTCCAGTTCGACTTCAGAGACCTACTTTTTGCAGGTATTATTATGGGAGCGTTGGGTGCTGTGATGGATGTAGGAATATCAGTAGCGTCAGCAATGGAAGAAGTGCGACGGGCAAATCCGGAAATTGCGGTTAAGGAACTAGTCAAATCAGGGATGAACGTAGGACAAGACATTATGGGAACGATGTCCAACACCTTAATACTGGCCTACACCGGTGCCGCATTACCCTTATTGCTACTGTTTATGGCTTATGATGCTTCGGTGGTTGATATCATTAATTTAGATATTATCGCTACTGAAATTGTCAGAGCATTGTCGGGAAGTATTGGTTTGGTCTTAACCGTACCACTGACCGCTGTTGCTAGTGCTATCTTACTAAAAAGGAAACCGAATTAA
- a CDS encoding tetratricopeptide repeat protein: MTYYIFSPNSIEQKKAVQKILDIPKESDLQQQWEEYNTDQKKHKKVMGIKNIEAKTVYRGLPGCWLKVESIHDDLDKKLLHYLCKAVGPERLNGWVFYPVKTLPYKELEKNWIRKYQFRNMPQNQESYRVFFKEIKKLLKDNMLDNAYHGLLLILQLKPGFLKKYHRYTLFEELAIRYDQVDSFQRAEKCLKLQCKILPDSPDPVLNISNFYLFNGKAEKAVDLLKESLKRFPYQQYLMHNYIVALSNIGHYQLAFVELKKVLEKDIGNSFYWKLMADILYEKEDLKSALQCYRKALHGDLEEVPEDIHADIYAGMAACYYETDQYKKAKNYYLKVLKIFPEDHYALMNISQIYFSHLNEPDEALKYIKKVLEKGYENGYLYYQLGLIYMTLEKQEKARWHLYRARRMIPHFQPVHEALHQLRSNEMMKKKPKKR; this comes from the coding sequence ATGACCTATTATATATTTTCACCAAACAGTATAGAACAGAAAAAGGCAGTGCAGAAAATACTTGATATCCCAAAAGAAAGCGATTTACAGCAACAATGGGAAGAATATAATACAGACCAGAAGAAACACAAAAAAGTAATGGGGATTAAAAATATTGAGGCAAAAACGGTTTATCGTGGCCTTCCAGGATGCTGGCTAAAAGTTGAATCGATTCATGATGACTTAGATAAAAAATTATTGCATTATCTATGTAAAGCGGTAGGACCGGAAAGGCTTAATGGATGGGTGTTTTATCCTGTTAAGACCTTGCCTTATAAAGAGTTGGAAAAAAATTGGATTCGCAAGTATCAATTTCGAAACATGCCACAAAATCAAGAAAGCTATCGAGTGTTTTTTAAAGAGATAAAAAAGCTATTGAAAGATAATATGCTTGATAACGCTTATCATGGGCTATTGCTGATACTACAATTAAAACCTGGATTTCTTAAAAAATATCATCGCTATACCCTTTTTGAAGAACTTGCCATACGTTACGACCAAGTAGATTCTTTTCAGCGGGCAGAAAAATGCCTTAAGCTTCAATGTAAAATATTACCAGATTCTCCTGACCCTGTATTAAACATCAGCAACTTTTATTTATTTAATGGTAAAGCTGAAAAGGCAGTTGATTTGCTCAAGGAATCATTAAAGAGATTTCCGTATCAGCAATATTTGATGCATAATTACATTGTTGCCTTAAGTAATATTGGTCATTACCAACTGGCTTTTGTAGAGCTCAAAAAAGTATTGGAAAAAGATATCGGCAACTCTTTTTATTGGAAATTAATGGCCGATATTCTATATGAAAAAGAAGATCTGAAGTCGGCTTTGCAATGTTATCGAAAAGCGTTGCATGGTGATTTGGAAGAAGTTCCCGAAGATATTCACGCTGATATTTACGCGGGAATGGCAGCTTGTTACTATGAAACCGATCAGTACAAAAAGGCAAAAAACTACTATCTGAAAGTGCTTAAGATCTTTCCGGAAGATCATTATGCATTGATGAATATATCACAGATTTACTTTAGTCATCTGAATGAACCGGATGAAGCTTTAAAATACATTAAAAAAGTATTGGAAAAAGGCTATGAAAACGGCTATCTTTATTATCAACTGGGATTAATATATATGACTTTGGAAAAACAGGAGAAAGCCAGATGGCACCTCTATAGAGCACGCAGAATGATACCTCACTTTCAACCGGTTCATGAGGCGTTGCATCAGTTGAGAAGTAATGAGATGATGAAAAAAAAACCTAAGAAACGTTGA
- a CDS encoding ComEC/Rec2 family competence protein, translated as MNIRIKYLFLLLTASILFFGCFGKSDSDYLTVHMIDVGQGDSFLIKTPEGTSILIDGGSPQYGDDVVAYLKREKIQQIDYLIATHPHSDHIGGLVTVMNEFPVENLILPEVSHTSQLFESFLDTAFTTNVPLFPVKKSSRHSLEDEIFFDILHTGVHYGSHLNNWSVVLRLTHQEMSFLFTGDLESEAERDLLNQFSSKKLASEVLKVGHHGSNTSTTPAFLQVVSPQVALISCGINNQYGHPSTEVVNRLEESGVWIYRTDLQGTIVLYSDGYNVWSHQPPVNLDPISSSNVKPSFCGFFVNGVPLLTAHIIPFKKEVV; from the coding sequence ATGAATATACGTATAAAATACCTATTCCTTTTGCTGACAGCCAGCATTCTATTCTTTGGCTGCTTTGGGAAATCAGATTCAGATTATTTGACAGTTCATATGATCGATGTTGGCCAAGGTGATAGTTTTTTAATAAAAACACCAGAAGGAACTTCCATCCTTATCGATGGTGGTTCTCCTCAATACGGCGATGATGTCGTAGCCTATTTGAAACGCGAAAAAATACAACAAATTGATTATTTAATTGCAACCCATCCTCATTCAGATCATATCGGCGGGCTGGTTACCGTAATGAACGAGTTTCCGGTAGAAAATCTGATTCTTCCAGAAGTTTCGCATACAAGTCAACTATTCGAATCTTTTTTAGATACAGCCTTTACAACCAATGTGCCCCTTTTTCCTGTCAAAAAATCATCCCGCCACTCATTAGAAGACGAAATTTTTTTCGACATCCTTCACACGGGCGTTCATTATGGTTCGCACTTAAACAACTGGTCTGTCGTCCTTCGACTTACTCATCAAGAGATGTCTTTTCTATTTACTGGCGATTTAGAGTCAGAAGCTGAAAGGGACCTTTTGAACCAGTTCTCCTCTAAAAAACTGGCTTCCGAGGTATTGAAAGTTGGTCATCACGGAAGTAATACGTCCACTACTCCCGCTTTTTTGCAGGTAGTCAGTCCTCAGGTTGCCCTTATATCCTGCGGAATAAACAATCAATACGGACACCCCAGTACAGAAGTTGTCAACCGTTTAGAGGAAAGTGGCGTTTGGATCTACAGAACTGATCTTCAAGGAACTATCGTATTATATAGTGACGGATACAACGTATGGTCTCATCAGCCACCAGTAAATTTAGATCCAATCTCTTCGTCGAATGTCAAGCCTTCTTTTTGCGGCTTCTTTGTTAATGGCGTTCCCCTGCTCACAGCTCACATCATACCATTTAAGAAAGAAGTCGTCTAG
- a CDS encoding Eco57I restriction-modification methylase domain-containing protein has product MNSSEWFEVCRKAVKDMTKKHAVEAGPVFLWILARCLANAVDESRTISLLNSLKQENCNDLRKMFETFDHYESQRIGDDFLCKNQLDDIPHITELESFYQEILGSGYKAKTGSFYTDQAMASFMVKQSLDDLIQKDRPSCKAEYIDKIKSIRIADISCGSGVFLRECYRHLARLQAEVVDNHQEYTPWEASALHVFENQLTGIEKEPEAAVLAEVLIRLELPLRVQQHLQLSVFCEDGLLWEPPQEEMFDLIIGNPPYIGEKGNQKVFTYIKETEFGKHYYERSMDYFYYFIYRGSELLKEGGRLCYITTSYFATADGAKKLRKYIKEELKPKWMIQLGDMKVFHQAKGQHNLIYSLYKKTAEDSQVKLLFPNAKDQPPDKLFKVLEKNGIEGEIPGCSYRIFENTNDIFDTRGQLLLKYSPIDKSVLDSIMKKTAYRLSDFCYINQGLVSGADKVTEKHREICPEWNKNKGIFVLQKQEVEALNLTDKEKQFLKPFHKNSDILPFRVRKREDQYILYITDKNMLKIEEYPSINRHLERYQPILQKRREVYKNMRKWYSLHWPRKQTMFEKPKIVVPQRATYNMFAWSKDSWYASADVYYIQTKPEAWFSPLYLIGWLNSSLCYAWFSYFGKSKGKDLELYATPLKAVPVPTPKDSVSEEKVVALVNDLMKEDNISDELRNDLWQRLDDFFLKWYDVSCEQGNAINKEAAKRRLDIRRRDWI; this is encoded by the coding sequence ATGAACTCATCTGAATGGTTTGAAGTGTGTAGGAAAGCCGTAAAGGATATGACGAAAAAGCATGCCGTGGAAGCTGGTCCTGTTTTTTTATGGATCTTAGCTCGTTGCCTTGCAAATGCCGTAGATGAATCTCGAACAATTTCCCTACTAAATAGCTTGAAACAAGAAAACTGTAATGACCTTAGAAAAATGTTTGAAACCTTCGACCACTATGAAAGTCAGAGAATAGGAGATGATTTTCTGTGCAAGAATCAATTAGACGATATACCTCACATCACAGAGCTAGAAAGTTTTTATCAAGAAATACTAGGCAGTGGATATAAGGCGAAAACAGGAAGTTTCTATACAGATCAAGCAATGGCCTCTTTTATGGTAAAACAATCACTGGATGATTTAATTCAAAAAGACAGGCCTTCGTGCAAAGCGGAGTATATTGATAAAATAAAATCAATACGTATTGCCGATATTTCCTGTGGAAGTGGTGTTTTTTTGAGAGAATGCTATCGACACTTAGCGAGATTGCAGGCAGAAGTAGTCGATAACCATCAAGAATACACCCCTTGGGAAGCAAGCGCCCTTCATGTGTTCGAAAATCAGTTAACAGGCATTGAAAAAGAGCCAGAAGCAGCTGTATTGGCTGAAGTGTTGATTCGTCTGGAATTACCTCTGAGAGTTCAACAACACCTTCAACTATCTGTTTTTTGTGAAGATGGATTATTATGGGAACCACCTCAAGAAGAAATGTTTGATCTTATTATTGGAAACCCGCCGTATATAGGTGAAAAAGGAAATCAAAAGGTTTTCACCTACATCAAAGAAACAGAGTTTGGAAAACATTATTACGAACGAAGTATGGATTATTTTTACTATTTTATTTATCGTGGCTCAGAACTTCTGAAAGAAGGAGGAAGGTTATGCTATATCACCACCTCATACTTTGCAACGGCTGATGGGGCAAAAAAACTCCGTAAGTATATAAAGGAGGAACTGAAACCAAAGTGGATGATACAACTTGGTGACATGAAAGTTTTTCATCAAGCGAAAGGTCAACACAACTTGATCTATAGTTTATATAAAAAAACAGCAGAAGACAGCCAGGTGAAACTTCTGTTTCCTAACGCCAAGGACCAGCCTCCGGATAAGCTGTTTAAGGTATTGGAAAAAAATGGCATTGAAGGAGAAATTCCGGGGTGTTCATACCGCATTTTTGAAAATACAAATGATATTTTTGACACTCGAGGTCAGCTGCTGCTAAAGTACTCACCAATCGATAAATCAGTGCTGGATAGTATTATGAAAAAGACAGCCTACCGACTTAGTGATTTTTGTTATATTAATCAGGGGCTGGTTAGTGGAGCGGATAAAGTGACAGAAAAACATCGAGAAATTTGTCCGGAATGGAATAAAAACAAAGGAATATTTGTTTTGCAGAAGCAGGAGGTGGAAGCACTAAACCTTACGGACAAAGAAAAGCAATTTCTAAAGCCCTTTCATAAGAATAGCGATATTTTACCTTTTCGGGTCCGAAAGCGAGAAGATCAATATATTCTCTATATAACAGATAAGAATATGTTAAAGATAGAAGAATACCCTTCTATCAATCGTCATCTGGAAAGATATCAACCAATTCTTCAAAAGCGCCGTGAAGTTTATAAAAATATGAGGAAATGGTACTCTCTACACTGGCCTCGTAAGCAAACAATGTTTGAAAAGCCTAAGATTGTTGTACCACAACGTGCGACATACAATATGTTTGCCTGGTCAAAGGATAGTTGGTATGCAAGTGCTGATGTGTATTATATCCAGACTAAGCCGGAAGCGTGGTTTTCTCCTCTTTACTTAATAGGATGGCTGAACTCTTCCTTGTGCTACGCATGGTTTTCTTATTTTGGAAAATCAAAAGGAAAGGATTTAGAGCTATACGCTACTCCGTTAAAAGCAGTGCCTGTACCAACACCAAAGGATAGTGTGTCAGAAGAAAAAGTAGTTGCGTTGGTAAATGACTTGATGAAAGAAGACAATATTAGTGATGAACTTCGCAATGATCTATGGCAACGGCTAGACGACTTCTTTCTTAAATGGTATGATGTGAGCTGTGAGCAGGGGAACGCCATTAACAAAGAAGCCGCAAAAAGAAGGCTTGACATTCGACGAAGAGATTGGATCTAA
- a CDS encoding alanyl-tRNA editing protein — protein sequence MITKKQYWNNPYLTEFVDVIQKVEKEPSDPKLMRIQLNSTIFYPEGGGQPSDLGSINDHPVLHVYEENGVIWHIVDAILSPSEEITGIIDWNRRFDHMQQHLGQHLLSALLEKHYQAKTVGFHLGEEYVTIDINHKNLTPIEIDRLETMCNDLIQANLPVSSTVSDAFTENNATTRKDASSPSIQENLRIIEVKDVDRCACGGTHPRQTGEIGLIKILKCENHKDGLRLTFISGKRANTFFQSLYQEMRSLSTSLSVNWQELKMAVDHLTLEKKELFQKNRRISSELADYKAESLYHSSEKIGSHRLLQVSLEDIDPATLDQLINQLKSYKNLIFLVAVLRPSFRIIMGNYSSASHLSMKNVFSETKDIINGKGGGNHQIAQGSGENPGAVNQMLAEARKIIIDHLLQ from the coding sequence ATGATAACCAAGAAACAATACTGGAATAATCCTTATCTCACAGAATTTGTTGACGTGATTCAAAAGGTTGAAAAAGAACCTTCTGATCCTAAGCTTATGCGAATACAACTAAATTCAACTATTTTTTATCCAGAAGGAGGAGGTCAACCTTCTGACTTAGGAAGTATCAATGACCATCCAGTTCTTCACGTCTATGAAGAAAATGGTGTTATCTGGCATATTGTAGACGCTATTTTAAGTCCATCAGAAGAGATCACAGGAATTATTGATTGGAATCGTCGCTTTGATCACATGCAACAACATCTTGGCCAGCATTTACTTTCTGCTTTATTAGAAAAACACTATCAGGCAAAAACAGTTGGGTTTCATCTTGGTGAGGAATACGTGACGATCGATATCAATCATAAAAATTTAACTCCTATCGAAATTGATCGTTTGGAAACCATGTGTAACGATCTAATTCAAGCCAATTTACCTGTTTCTTCCACTGTTTCCGATGCTTTTACTGAAAATAATGCCACTACTCGAAAGGATGCAAGTTCACCTTCCATTCAGGAAAATCTAAGGATCATTGAAGTTAAGGATGTTGACCGCTGTGCTTGTGGTGGTACTCATCCTCGTCAAACAGGTGAGATCGGTCTCATTAAAATATTAAAGTGTGAAAATCATAAAGATGGTCTTCGCCTCACTTTTATTAGTGGAAAAAGAGCAAATACTTTTTTCCAGTCTCTCTATCAAGAAATGCGTTCTTTGTCCACCAGCTTATCTGTCAACTGGCAGGAGCTTAAAATGGCTGTTGATCACTTAACCCTCGAAAAAAAAGAACTGTTTCAAAAAAATCGCCGGATTTCTTCTGAGCTCGCCGACTATAAAGCCGAAAGTTTATATCATTCTTCTGAGAAGATTGGCTCACACAGATTATTACAAGTAAGCCTCGAAGATATTGATCCCGCTACTCTAGATCAGTTGATTAACCAACTGAAATCTTACAAAAATCTTATTTTTTTAGTAGCTGTTCTTCGCCCTTCTTTCCGGATTATTATGGGTAATTATAGTTCCGCATCTCACCTCTCTATGAAAAATGTTTTTTCTGAAACTAAAGATATCATAAACGGCAAAGGCGGCGGAAATCATCAAATTGCTCAGGGAAGTGGCGAAAATCCAGGTGCTGTAAATCAAATGCTGGCAGAAGCAAGAAAGATTATTATCGATCATCTCCTTCAGTAG
- a CDS encoding ABC transporter substrate-binding protein, with protein sequence MKNKKIISIVSILMIAFFMMAIVGCGNKEAAKEEKDSSEHAAASFNPEDSGALQIAVSRPGSLNPLFNGNESLTQMYHLVYEGLVTFNENREIEPKLAKEWEWDERGQSITFTLRPNVTWHDGESFKPEDVVFTINAMKNKVSNLDYPFVHADIINQIADARKVSDHQVQVSFSRPFSGGLEALVFPILPQHLFEGAGSSLLASDDFPIIGTGRYQIVEHDTSRAFKLSHYTNYWGESPYIKEIVVSVVPDREAAMSMFESGEIDIVEPLSIDWTKHTDRDEVTGKSFLSNKYEFIGVNFTNEWMNRKELRQAIAYAIDREQILQQLYFNHGIVTDTPVFPHSWLSTSDELTYSFNQETARQMIQDLEMPEETVFTLLTNEDNQLRVATAHVIAEQLNEAGLVVEVEKASWEDLQDRIEERNYDLVLAGWHLSFLQDFSFAFHSTQRDAGNFVQYQNDDMDEILENIFGAANQNQKREEWGRFQRLFIEEMPYISLFYKNHAILHRETLKGDLEPNAFNWFNGIENAYVVKVETED encoded by the coding sequence TTGAAAAATAAAAAAATCATAAGCATCGTATCTATTTTAATGATCGCTTTTTTTATGATGGCGATAGTAGGCTGTGGAAACAAAGAAGCGGCAAAGGAAGAAAAGGATTCAAGTGAGCATGCAGCAGCAAGCTTTAATCCAGAGGATAGTGGTGCGTTACAGATTGCGGTTAGTAGACCAGGTAGTCTTAATCCGCTTTTTAACGGAAATGAAAGCTTAACGCAAATGTATCATTTGGTGTATGAAGGGCTTGTTACCTTTAATGAAAATCGCGAAATAGAGCCTAAATTAGCCAAAGAATGGGAATGGGATGAAAGAGGGCAAAGCATTACTTTTACATTAAGACCTAACGTTACATGGCATGACGGTGAATCATTTAAGCCAGAAGACGTTGTTTTCACAATCAATGCAATGAAAAATAAAGTTTCTAATTTAGACTATCCATTTGTTCATGCTGATATTATCAATCAAATTGCCGATGCAAGAAAAGTAAGTGACCATCAGGTCCAAGTTAGCTTTAGCCGGCCCTTTAGTGGAGGGTTAGAAGCCTTGGTTTTTCCAATACTACCTCAACACTTATTTGAAGGCGCTGGAAGTTCTTTGCTAGCATCAGATGATTTTCCAATCATAGGAACTGGTCGTTACCAGATCGTAGAACATGATACGTCGAGAGCATTCAAGTTAAGCCATTATACCAACTACTGGGGCGAGTCACCTTATATAAAAGAAATTGTTGTTTCAGTAGTTCCTGATCGTGAAGCAGCCATGTCGATGTTTGAAAGTGGTGAAATTGATATAGTAGAACCGCTCTCCATCGATTGGACAAAACATACGGACAGGGACGAAGTAACTGGAAAATCCTTTCTGTCCAATAAATATGAGTTTATAGGTGTAAACTTTACTAACGAATGGATGAATCGTAAAGAGTTGAGGCAAGCGATAGCTTATGCTATCGATAGAGAACAGATACTTCAACAACTATATTTCAATCATGGGATAGTAACGGATACACCGGTATTTCCGCATTCATGGCTATCAACCTCCGATGAACTCACTTACTCTTTTAATCAGGAGACGGCACGGCAAATGATTCAAGACCTAGAAATGCCGGAAGAAACAGTATTTACCTTATTAACCAATGAAGACAACCAGCTTCGTGTTGCTACTGCCCATGTAATTGCAGAACAGTTAAATGAGGCAGGTCTGGTGGTGGAAGTGGAGAAAGCTTCTTGGGAGGATCTTCAGGATAGAATTGAAGAAAGAAACTATGATTTGGTATTAGCTGGATGGCACCTATCCTTTTTACAAGACTTTTCCTTTGCTTTTCATTCAACACAAAGGGATGCGGGTAACTTTGTTCAGTACCAAAATGATGATATGGATGAAATATTAGAAAATATTTTTGGAGCAGCAAATCAAAATCAAAAACGAGAAGAATGGGGAAGATTCCAAAGGTTGTTTATTGAAGAAATGCCATACATCAGCCTTTTTTATAAAAACCATGCAATACTTCACAGAGAAACCTTAAAGGGAGACTTAGAGCCGAATGCTTTTAATTGGTTTAATGGAATAGAAAATGCTTACGTTGTGAAAGTGGAGACAGAGGATTAA
- the coaE gene encoding dephospho-CoA kinase (Dephospho-CoA kinase (CoaE) performs the final step in coenzyme A biosynthesis.) → MKKVIGLTGPIGSGKSSVSEILRTNGAQIIDADIIARKVVQKGTVLLKKLQNTFGSNILDHEGNLNRRALGKLVFEKDEKREMLNELLHPAIIEEVEKYLEVFFNESKAIVAVIDAALLIETGLDQKVDQVWYVDAEVDLRIKRIIQRDKIAFKEAMNRVKAQPGQVENKKKSHIIIDNNGDRHGLSKQVEHYFNQFMEENQ, encoded by the coding sequence ATGAAAAAAGTTATTGGACTGACAGGCCCTATTGGCTCAGGAAAAAGCTCAGTGTCCGAAATACTTAGGACAAATGGAGCACAAATCATTGATGCCGATATAATTGCTAGGAAAGTAGTTCAAAAGGGCACTGTGTTATTGAAAAAGCTCCAAAATACTTTTGGTTCGAATATCCTTGATCATGAAGGAAATTTGAATCGGAGAGCTTTAGGAAAATTAGTATTTGAAAAAGATGAGAAGAGGGAAATGTTAAACGAATTACTGCATCCTGCTATTATAGAGGAAGTTGAAAAATACCTAGAAGTATTTTTTAATGAGTCAAAAGCCATTGTTGCTGTCATTGATGCGGCATTACTTATTGAAACTGGGTTGGATCAGAAAGTTGACCAGGTTTGGTATGTGGATGCAGAAGTGGATTTGCGTATTAAACGAATTATCCAAAGGGATAAAATCGCTTTTAAGGAAGCTATGAATAGAGTGAAGGCTCAACCGGGACAGGTGGAAAATAAGAAAAAGTCACATATTATCATTGATAATAATGGAGATAGACATGGTTTAAGCAAACAAGTAGAACATTACTTTAATCAATTCATGGAAGAGAACCAATAA